The sequence CCAAATATCTATCAGCTGCTGATTCTTTGATTTCTTTAAGATAATCATAAACCAGAATCTTTATTTCGGCTGTAGTTATCCCATCATAGGCCGCGGTGGCCACTTGAGATGCAATTTTTTCGGAAGCCCATAAAGGAGCCCCTACCATAAGGAGGGACTTTACCAGTTTGTCATGGCTGAATTTTTCGTTTACTCCATTATTTTTTAGTACGCAAGTCTCGGCCTTAGTTGGCAAAGCAGCTATTATTCGCGCATCCTTCATCAATATAATCACCCACGTTAAATACCCATTTTATTAAAATTATAATTTCTTTTAATAGACAATTACCCTAGGGAACATAGTTGTTCATAAAAAGCAATATTCACCTTAGATTTAAGTAATCCTCAATCAAAATCTAGATTAACTTTTGTTTAAAGCACTATATAAGTTATTTTATCGTTCGTTTTTTAAGCTCTTAGAGACAAACAAAACTCCCAAATACTTCTCTTCTCATTTTTTTAATAAAATTTAATTAATATTAAAATAAAAAAATGAAAATAAAAAATTTTTAGAAATATTAACAAAGATGATAACTAAATCATTTAAAAAATTATCTGAGTTAATTATAGAAATACATCCAGAGAACTCTGTTTAGATTTATCACTTTCAAATAGCGAATTTATTCCAAATTCTAAAATATCCAACCTCTGCATCAGGTAAGGATCAATTGGGTAACGATTAGCCAGTTCTCTGGAAATTTCCCGGTATTTCACTACAGATCCTTTAGAAACACTCAATATGAGATTAGAACCACATTTACACTCACCAGTGAGCGGTATACGTCGATATTTAGAATTACATTTAGTGCATCTTACCTTCTGCCGGGAAAAGGCCCGGGTATTTCCCATCATATCTGGCAAAAAGTGAGAAGTGAGTACTCCTTCCACCACTCCTCTTTGATCCACGGCCCTTATCCTCTCAGCAATTTGAATTTGAGCCTCTACCTTTTCTTTCATAGTAGGTAAGGTTTTATAGAGACATACTTTTGGTCCGGCATGAATACTGGAAGTATTATGGGAAAACATTATTCCTTCATATTGGCCCGGAGTACCCAACCGATTTTTCACATTATCTATTAAATCCAGAACATCAGAAGGTTTGGCATGTTCTTGAGCCTTTTGATAGAACTCTAAGGGGAATGATTCCATAGCATCAATATTGTGCGATTCATCATCTATTTCTTCAGGATCTATACGGGAAGATAGAACCAGTGGAGCATCCATACTTCCTCCCCGAGTGCTGGGCAAGTATGATTTAGAGAAATTCAATAAAGCATCCATTAAAAGCATGATAGAATCTTCATCACTGTCACAGTTTCTCCGCTTAGCAGAATGGAAGAAAGGATGAGCATAACAGGCCGCAGCCTTGGTAAATCCAACCACACGACCCAATACTCCGGCAGAGGTGTGAGGGGCCAGCCCAACAACTAGATGGCCAACCAGTTCTTTGCTTTGTTTTACATTGTAAAAACGTTCCAGCCCGTAAAAATTCGCTAAAAGGTCATCAATAAAACCAGCCACTCCTAGAAGATACTGGCCACAGTGTTCAGATACTACTACATCCTGAACCTTTAATTCTAATATTTGGTCTTCTTCTTCCAGTGCCACCCCATAGCAGTCTTTTTCATATCCCATTTCCTTTAATTTCGCAACATCTACTCCCACTTCTTTAGGAGTGAAATGAGTTAAAGGCAGATCAGTGGAATCATGACGTATAGTAGCATCTTTAAAGGTGAAAACTTCGTTTTTAGCCCTTAAAATTCCTTTTTCCAAAGGTTCTGGGAACTTATCCTCGGATATCATCCCTATAACTCCTTTTATTTCATCCATCTTACGTACACCCACATTTTCCGAGGCTTTTTTAAGAAGTCCAGCTATATTAATCTTCTTCTTTCCAGGTTGGGCCAGCTCAGTAGGTGACCCACAATGAGGACATATAGATTGGAATGAACTTATTTGACATTCGGTACATTTAGAACGGGCCAGTTCTACAGTTATACTACCTTTTTTAGCAGCTTCCACAATATTTCGGCGAGTTCCACCATTATTGCCAATAGGGAAAAGGGAATGAGGTGCTGGTTTCATTTTCCGTTCTTTGGTTTTTTCCGGCCTTCCCACCCTGGTTCCAATATAGGTAGGGGCTTGGGCCATAATTTCCACTGGAGCAGCTTCATTAACTGCTTTTAATGTATTTTCCAGGGTTTCATCCAATGGATTTGGAAGAGTTTTAATCAACACGTAGGCCTCTTCAGGAGCAATAATCACTTGAGAGTCCATCATAATATGAGGAACACCAATGACTTCTAGAATCCTTTTTTGAGGAGACATATCTAGTTTTAATTCATCTCCATTATGGTATTCATCAATTTTAGTAAATATCCATTCACGTAGTAGATTTAAATCTTTTATAGATACATCATGATAAAAGTAAGTGTATTCCGGATGCAAAGGTACTTCATAGTCTTCTGATATCTTAAATGCTTCCTCAGCAGTTATTTTTTTCATTAGCAGCGTTTTTAAATCTAGGGGATCTTTTTGCAGGTCGTATTTTTCAGCAGATTCAATGGTTTTAACCCACCATTCTTCACACCAGGCCGAAGGTAGTAAAACATGGTTATTTCTTAAAAATTCACCGAAAGCCACCAGCATATCGCCCAAAAATAAAACCTCATCTACTTGAGGCCTTAATTTACGTGCTTCTGCCGTAGTGGATATTTTAATTACATTTCCATTTTTTAATTTAACAATAGGTCCATCTATGGTATCCACCGGAACCACACAGGTACCTTTTCCAGGTCTTTCTATTTTCATCTGAGTTCCTACTGCCAGAAACTCTAGAAGTTCCATAGTGGCCGGGCTGACACCCATTGCCGCCAGCCCAGTATTTCGAGATCTTCCATATCTAAGTCGGAATGCTCCTTTCTCTGAAGGATTGGCCAGCACCGGTCTTCCACCAATAATATCCTGAATATACTTATAATCTGCTTTGATCTCGGTTTCTTCATCGTCTTTTTTAGCTGGTGCTTTTGAAAATTGTGCTAACCAATCCCAACCTTCTAAATTCAATATTTTGGCATATTTAAGTACTTTAGGTGCTTTCTGAATAATACCTTCCACCATAGCCAGTAAAGCCCCGCCCCGTATGTTATTGGTTTCTACTCGCTCCAAGTCCCGGTGGGATACTTCAATTTTATCAGTAGGTTCCCCAGTAACTTCTACAGGGATACTACGGGCGGCTAAACGTACTTCGTCAGGTTTAGGAGAATATTGTAGATTAGTTACTTCTGATTCATATAATTCCACTTCTTCCACATATCGTTCTATTTCAGCATCAATAGGTACATAAGGAGCTAAATCAATAGCCCATCGAATATAATCTCCTATTAAAACTGCTAGAGCCGCCGCAGTACCTCCTGCACTTCTAATTGGACCGGCAAAGTAAACTGCAAAATAATTACTACGGTCAAAATTCTGTTTAATTCTTACTTTGGCTATTCCTTCCAGTGGTGCAGCCACCACTCCTTCCGTAAGAATGGCCAGAGCCGTACGAAGAGCCTGGTCAGCCATAACTTCCCTCTGGGCCAGTTCATCCTCTTTACTGTTTTCGTCCAAGGGGGCTGACGCAATCTCGGCAGCTATTTTGAATGCTGCTTCCTCCCGGCTGGATTTTTCTTCCAGAAATTTAATTCTCTCTGCAATGCCTTCTGGACCTACCAGCCCCTCTACTCTTTCAGCTAAATCCTTGGCCAGAGGTATTTCTGTTTCAGTTTCCACATCTAGCCCCTTTGAGCGAGCCTCACCTGCTATTTTGTAGAGTTTTTTGGTTTCTGATTCTAATTCTTCGAAATAGTCCATTAACATCCCTTTGAGTTTGATTATAAGTATTTAAGTTATTATTAAGCCTTTTTAAAAAATAAAAAATATAAATATAATTGCAAGTTTTGCTTTAAAATATTATTGTACAAACAGATATTTAATGATTTTTTTAAACGCAAAAATTCTTTAAACGAAAATAATTATAAATTATTAATTAATAATTTTATTAAACATTTAAAAACAAATAATCATTAACTATTTAACAGTATAAATTTCATAATTAATTAAACAGAGAATTAAAATTACATTTATATATTATCATCGGTGATATTATGGGAAAAAAAGATAAAAAAAGCCTTCCACCAAGTGGTGCCGGGCTGGTAAGATACTTTGAAGATGAAACAAGAGGCCCTAAGATGAGTCCAGAGCAAGTAGTTGCTATGACCATTATTCTGGCTATTTTCTGTCTGGCTCTTCGTTTTTCAACTAGTTAAACAGATCAAATTTAAACATATAAATAATTAAATTTATTTTTAAGGTCTATTTTTTATTGCATTTTAAAATTAATATAGTTAGATTTATTTGAATTATAAACTACGGAGTGATTTTTATGGCTATTCACCCTATTGAATTTCGTTATGGAACTCCTGAAATGAAAAGCGTTTGGGAATCTGAAAATAAACTACAAAAAATGCTGGATATTGAATCTGCCCTGGCCCAGGCCGAAGCTGAGATGGGAATGATTCCTACCGAATATGCGGTAGAAATAAAAAAAAAAGCTAATACTCAAATCGTAACTCTGGAAAGAGTGAATGAAATAGAAAGGGCAACTAATCACGACATTGCTTCTATTGTAAAGGCCTTAGCTGAACAGTGCGAAGGGGATGCTGGAGAATATGTCCATTTTGGGGCTACTTCCAATGATATCGTTGACAGTTCTAACTCACTCTTATTTAAAGAATCCATGAAAATTCTAAGAGAAAAAATGGTTAGATTTACCCAGCTTCTTTTAAAATTAGCTGATGAAAACAAAGAAAACGTTTGTATAGGTCGAACTCACGGCCAACACGCATTGCCTACTACTTATGGTATGAAATTTGCCTTGTGGGCTGATGAAATGCATCGCCAAATCGAAAGGCTCGATTTCTGTCAAAAACGTCTATGTGTGGGTATGATGACTGGTGCCGTGGGAACCACTGCTGCTCTGGGTGAAGAAGGTCTGCAAATACACGAGAAAGTATCTGAAATTTTAGGCCTGGAAGCAGTTTCCATATCTAACCAAGTTGTTCAAAGGGACAATCATGCAGAATTCATGATGGTCATGGCCAATCTGGCCACTACCCTGGATAAAATAGCTCTGGAAGTAAGAAATCTGCAAAGAACTGAGATAATGGAATTGGGAGAAAACTTCGACCCTGAAAAACAGGTGGGAAGTAGTACCATGCCTCATAAAATGAACCCTATCACTGCTGAGAGAATTTGTGGTGTTTCAAGAGTGGTTAGATCCTATGTAGTAGCGGCCATGGAAAATAATCCATTATGGCATGAGCGGGATTTGACAAATTCTTCCTGTGAGCGAATAATCTTCCCTGAGGCATGTATCTTAACCGATTACATACTTAATCTCTCTCTAAAACTGATGGGAAATTTGGTTTTCTATCCTGAAAACATTGAAAATAACCTTAATTTAACCAATGGTTTAATTATGGCCGAACGATTAATGGCCGAGCTTACTCGGAAGGGAATGGGCCGCCAAACTGCTTATGGATTAGTTAGAGAGTGTGCCATAAAAGCTAATAAAGAACAAAAGCTTTTATCAGATGTTATCCTGGCCAGAAGTGAATTAGAAGGTTACTTGACTCCAGAAGATGTGGAAGAAATTATGGACCCTCACACTTACATTGGCTCTGCTGTTTTAAGTGTGGAAAAAATAATTAAGCTCTCTGAAGACTGGTTTTAAATATTTAGACTTTAAAAATTCTAAATATATTTAAAAAAAGTTTTTAAGTTTAATTAATGTTTTTTTCTTTTTAAAGCCTTTTTAATCTATTAATTTCTATTTTTTAGCATTTTCCTTGATTTTTATTTTTTACTAATTCTAATTACAAAATTGTACATTTTATTAAATAAATATAAAAGTTAATTAACCTCTTCCAACAGAATAATTGACAGTACCTGGGAGGTGCTTTTAAATGAGTGACATGAAAGAATTAAAATCTATAAAAATTGTCCCTTATACACTCATGAATTCTTCTTTGAGTGCCGTATGGGGCCTATTGTTTGCAATAATATTGTTGATATTTGCTGGAGCATTTTCAGCAGTGCTACCATCCGAATTGTCTTCATTTTCCGGATTCTTGTTAGGTCTGGGCGTAGCAGGGCTAGTTGTATTTCCAGTTGGTTCGTTCCTTTTAAGTATAACACAGTCTTTCCTTTATGCGCTAATTTATAATTTAATGGTCCCTAAATTAGGTGGGATACAAATAGAATTAGCCGACATGAAAGAAATCACCAAAGCTGGAGTTATTCCCTTTGCATTAATAGTCGCCGCAGTAACCGCTGTTTTCCAGTTTGTAATCCAGCTGGTATTTGTTCCTCTACAATACTTATCTATAGGGTTTATTGGGTCTATGGTCAAAACCATTGCCGCCACAACTAACAGTACTATGCCTGTAGCATCCATGGGATCTTTAGGAGGATTTAGTGCATTGGGGGCTATTTTAAACATTATTTTAACTCCAATAATAACCTTCATAATGGTTTTCATTGGAGCAGTTATTTTAGCCGCGCTTTACAACTTACTTGCACCTAAATTAGGTGGAATAAAAATAGGATTAAGTGAAAAAGCTCACGGATTCTTAGGAATTGAAAGTATCAGTCCAGTAGCATTAGGTCTTATTGGTGGAGCTATAGCCGCAGTTTTTGGAATTATTATTGGAATATTATTCTTAATAATTCTAGCAATAGCAGGTTCTGCCCTAGCTGGTTTAGTATTGCTATTTGTTTATGCTATAGGTGGATTTATAGTAATATTCATTGCCTACGCATTAACTGCAGTGTTCTATAACTTCCTAGCACCTAAAATCGGCGGATTCGAAATAAAATTAGAATAATTAGAATAAATTTCTAATATTTTTTATTTCTAATTCTTATATTTTTTTATTTTTACATTAAAAAGATTCAAAATAAATATTTTTAGATTAAACTATTTTTAAGAAATTTTTTTAAAAGTGAATTATAAAATATAATTAAACCAACATTAAATTGTTAATTAATATTTATTAGTCAATATGCTTGTAAAAATTAAAAAAATTAGTAATAATAAAATATCAAAAAGTTATTTTTGAATTAAAAAAGCCATTTAGGATTGTATTCAACGTCCTTGACTCCATTGACACAAACTAGAGAACCAATGGGTCGTTTAATTCCATGGTGAGTAACTGCTACCACATCATAATTAACCCAGTTTCCATAATCCCTACCTTTAATCTGGAGCCAAACATGGCCATACCATTGTTTATCCCCACATTTAACTCTTCCATGTGCATAACGGACATCATATCCCATGTCTTCCAGAACTGGGCGTATAAGCTGAGCATAGTCCGTACAATTAATTCCTAAACCTTTTCTAAGACGAGTTAGGGCCATTTTATTGTCAAATTTATCATTATAATAGTACTTATATTCCCCATGATTAGCTATGGCTTTATAAAGATCTTTAGCATCGTTAAATTTTTTATCAAGCGCTTCTTCCAATTTTATCCAAGAAGCAGATTTTTTTCGGCCCAATGAAGGTTTTACTATTTCCATATCTTCATCTAATCGGACTGATTTCGGATTCCTGCCTTTGCTTTTTATAAAAAGATCTACTCTTCGCATCATGTCTTCATACTGTCTTTTGCCTATTTTAGAACCATTTAAAGTAACATATTTAGGTTTTCTGCCCCTTTCCATTTGAAATTGCATTATACGAATGCTCATGTCCTGGTAATCTTTATAAGATATGATCATTGAATCCCCTCACAGGTGGTTAAGCCACATCTTCTTCAATTTCAGATTCTTCTTCCAGTATTTTCTCTTTATTTTCAGTTTTAGGCTTTATTTCACTTTTAAGGCCAGATTCACTCTCTAATTTTGGTTCTGGTTGTTCAGTGGTAGTTTTAACGGCTTTTTCTGCTTCATCACTTGATTTTTCTGATTCTGACGAAGCCTTACTCAAACCCTTATGAGATATAAATCCAGCTATGCCGCCAGCTGCAGCTGCAGCTATCTCATTTTGGCCTTTATACATCCCCATGAGAGAAATTAGTGTCAAACATAATATTGCTACTGTTTCTACCGCCACTATATATACATTACTAGGATTTGCCATTTTATCGCCCCTGATATCAATAATAAAGTAATAAATTAACTTACATGTGTAAATTAGATTAATATAAAAATTTAAATGTCATTAAATATTTAATTGTGCTTATTTTTCTGTGTATTTCTCAGGATTATCTTCAAATGTTTTTTTACATCCCGGAGCGCAGAAATAATATTTTTTCCCTTCATATTCACTCACAAATTTGGCCGATTTCTCGTCCACTTCCATGTTGCATATAGGATCTACTGCCATTTTTACACCATATAATAGTATATTTAAAAAAGTATTAAAGTTTTTATATTAATAGACCATGTTTTTTGAAAAAATTTAAATTTCCCATGAAATTTATAAATAGATTAAAAATTAATTAGTTTTAAATTAATTAAAAATACTATAAAAATAAAATAAGTTTTCTATTATCAAATTAAAAAGATAGATGATAATTAAATAAGTAGTTCTATTAAATCCTAATTTAATAGAAGCTACCTACAAATATATTAATCATCTGTATTTTTAGAAGTCATGGCAAGCTTCTTAGCATCAGGAACATATCCTTTTAACAGTAAAGATAAGGAAACCACTGTAACCGAACTCAGAGCCATGGCCAAACCTGCGTATTCGGGCCTAAATGTTATTCCAAAGCTTGGATAAAGTAATCCAGCTGCAACTGGAATCAGAATAATGTTATATGCAAAAGCCCAGAAAATATTAAGCTTAATTCTACCCATGACCTTTTTTGAAAGCTGTATACTCGCGACAGCATCTATAGGTTCGTTATTTATGAGAACAATTTCTCCACTTTCTATGGCCACATCAGTACCACTACCAATAGCAATTCCTACATCGGCCTGGGCCAGTGCTGGAGCATCGTTAATTC is a genomic window of Methanobacteriaceae archaeon containing:
- the purB gene encoding adenylosuccinate lyase; the protein is MAIHPIEFRYGTPEMKSVWESENKLQKMLDIESALAQAEAEMGMIPTEYAVEIKKKANTQIVTLERVNEIERATNHDIASIVKALAEQCEGDAGEYVHFGATSNDIVDSSNSLLFKESMKILREKMVRFTQLLLKLADENKENVCIGRTHGQHALPTTYGMKFALWADEMHRQIERLDFCQKRLCVGMMTGAVGTTAALGEEGLQIHEKVSEILGLEAVSISNQVVQRDNHAEFMMVMANLATTLDKIALEVRNLQRTEIMELGENFDPEKQVGSSTMPHKMNPITAERICGVSRVVRSYVVAAMENNPLWHERDLTNSSCERIIFPEACILTDYILNLSLKLMGNLVFYPENIENNLNLTNGLIMAERLMAELTRKGMGRQTAYGLVRECAIKANKEQKLLSDVILARSELEGYLTPEDVEEIMDPHTYIGSAVLSVEKIIKLSEDWF
- a CDS encoding preprotein translocase subunit Sec61beta → MGKKDKKSLPPSGAGLVRYFEDETRGPKMSPEQVVAMTIILAIFCLALRFSTS
- a CDS encoding YHS domain-containing protein, whose protein sequence is MAVDPICNMEVDEKSAKFVSEYEGKKYYFCAPGCKKTFEDNPEKYTEK
- the polC gene encoding DNA polymerase II large subunit, with amino-acid sequence MDYFEELESETKKLYKIAGEARSKGLDVETETEIPLAKDLAERVEGLVGPEGIAERIKFLEEKSSREEAAFKIAAEIASAPLDENSKEDELAQREVMADQALRTALAILTEGVVAAPLEGIAKVRIKQNFDRSNYFAVYFAGPIRSAGGTAAALAVLIGDYIRWAIDLAPYVPIDAEIERYVEEVELYESEVTNLQYSPKPDEVRLAARSIPVEVTGEPTDKIEVSHRDLERVETNNIRGGALLAMVEGIIQKAPKVLKYAKILNLEGWDWLAQFSKAPAKKDDEETEIKADYKYIQDIIGGRPVLANPSEKGAFRLRYGRSRNTGLAAMGVSPATMELLEFLAVGTQMKIERPGKGTCVVPVDTIDGPIVKLKNGNVIKISTTAEARKLRPQVDEVLFLGDMLVAFGEFLRNNHVLLPSAWCEEWWVKTIESAEKYDLQKDPLDLKTLLMKKITAEEAFKISEDYEVPLHPEYTYFYHDVSIKDLNLLREWIFTKIDEYHNGDELKLDMSPQKRILEVIGVPHIMMDSQVIIAPEEAYVLIKTLPNPLDETLENTLKAVNEAAPVEIMAQAPTYIGTRVGRPEKTKERKMKPAPHSLFPIGNNGGTRRNIVEAAKKGSITVELARSKCTECQISSFQSICPHCGSPTELAQPGKKKINIAGLLKKASENVGVRKMDEIKGVIGMISEDKFPEPLEKGILRAKNEVFTFKDATIRHDSTDLPLTHFTPKEVGVDVAKLKEMGYEKDCYGVALEEEDQILELKVQDVVVSEHCGQYLLGVAGFIDDLLANFYGLERFYNVKQSKELVGHLVVGLAPHTSAGVLGRVVGFTKAAACYAHPFFHSAKRRNCDSDEDSIMLLMDALLNFSKSYLPSTRGGSMDAPLVLSSRIDPEEIDDESHNIDAMESFPLEFYQKAQEHAKPSDVLDLIDNVKNRLGTPGQYEGIMFSHNTSSIHAGPKVCLYKTLPTMKEKVEAQIQIAERIRAVDQRGVVEGVLTSHFLPDMMGNTRAFSRQKVRCTKCNSKYRRIPLTGECKCGSNLILSVSKGSVVKYREISRELANRYPIDPYLMQRLDILEFGINSLFESDKSKQSSLDVFL
- a CDS encoding transglutaminase domain-containing protein produces the protein MIISYKDYQDMSIRIMQFQMERGRKPKYVTLNGSKIGKRQYEDMMRRVDLFIKSKGRNPKSVRLDEDMEIVKPSLGRKKSASWIKLEEALDKKFNDAKDLYKAIANHGEYKYYYNDKFDNKMALTRLRKGLGINCTDYAQLIRPVLEDMGYDVRYAHGRVKCGDKQWYGHVWLQIKGRDYGNWVNYDVVAVTHHGIKRPIGSLVCVNGVKDVEYNPKWLF